The Oreochromis niloticus isolate F11D_XX linkage group LG2, O_niloticus_UMD_NMBU, whole genome shotgun sequence genome includes a region encoding these proteins:
- the nudcd2 gene encoding nudC domain-containing protein 2 codes for MSVHFEERSGVVPCKTPWGSWYQTMEEVFIEVNVPHGTTAKEVKCHLGSRDIELLVKGKEIFKGKLFGTTVSDEATWTLEDKCLIRIILMKTNREAGNCWSSLLEGEYCANAWVQDQMQRKLTLERFQRENPGFDFSGAEISGNFAGGGPDFSSLQK; via the exons ATGTCGGTACACTTCGAGGAGAGGAGCGGTGTCGTCCCCTGCAAGACGCCATGGGGCTCCTGGTACCAGACCATGGAGGAGGTCTTCATTGAAGTCAACGTGCCTCACGGGACTACTGCTAAAGAGGTCAAGTGTCACTTGGGGTCCAGAGACATCGAGCTGTTGGTCAAGGGAAAGGAAATATTCAAG GGAAAGTTATTTGGAACAACTGTGTCAGATGAGGCCACATGGACACTAG AGGATAAATGTCTTATCCGGATCATTCTGATGAAGACCAACAGAGAAGCAGGGAACTGCTGGTCCTCGCTGCTGGAGGGGGAGTATTGTGCAAATGCTTGGGTCCAAGACCAGATGCAGAGAAAACTCACTCTGGAGAGGTTTCAGCGAGAG aaTCCTGGTTTTGACTTCAGCGGCGCAGAGATCTCTGGGAACTTTGCCGGTGGCGGTCCAGACTTTTCCAGCTTACAGAAGTGA
- the ccng1 gene encoding cyclin-G1, with translation MIDTVTGPVAQPFAAQLKALIDLEGRYQPKLSGLRFIESAQDNGLRMTSRLRELEVKDLLSLTRFFGFSSESFSLAVSLLDRFLSVMKIQPKHLSCVGLCCFYIAVKSTEEEKNVPLANDLIRISQNRFTVSDMMRMEKIIMEKLYWKVKGPTALRFLRVFHSHVLEQLDAESMKILSLERLEAQLKACHCSFVFSKIKPSLLALALLCFEAHDEHDPEHLDKISEALSNLQQQLNIKDGDLVCMRELIGKCLAEYATTKCCRPSVQRLRWTISGRTARQLKHSYYKITHLPTIPESAC, from the exons ATGATTGACACAGTAACAGGCCCTGTGGCACAGCCCTTTGCAGCCCAGCTGAAGGCCCTGATTGATCTGGAGGGCCGATACCAACCAAAGCTGAGCGGCTTGAGGTTCATTGAAAGCGCCCAGGACAACGGCCTCAGGATGACCTCCCGACTCAGGGAGCTGGAGGTGAAGGACCTGCTCTCGCTGACCAGGttctttggtttcagttcaGAGAGCTTCTCGCTGGCTGTCAGTTTGCTGGACCGATTTCTGTCTGTCATGAAG ATTCAGCCAAAGCACCTTTCTTGTGTCGGCCTGTGCTGCTTTTACATCGCTGTGAAGTccacagaagaagagaagaacgTGCCTCTGGCCAATGACCTGATTCGCATCAGTCAGAATCGCTTTACGGTGTCTGACATGATGAGGATGGAGAAGatcatcatggagaagctctaCTGGAAGGTGAAGGGCCCCACGGCCCTTCGCTTTCTCCGCGTCTTTCACAGCCACGTCCTGGAGCAGCTCGACGCTGAGAG cATGAAGATCCTGAGCCTTGAGAGACTGGAGGCGCAGCTGAAAGCCTGTCACTGCTCATTTGTCTTCTCCAAAATAAAG CCATCTCTGCTTGCCCTGGCTCTCCTGTGTTTTGAGGCCCATGATGAACATGACCCAGAGCACCTTGACAAAATATCTGAGGCCTTGAGCAATCTGCAGCAGCAGTTAAAT ATCAAAGACGGGGATCTGGTTTGCATGCGGGAGCTAATTGGAAAATGCTTGGCTGAGTACGCCACCACTAAGTGCTGCAGGCCAAGCGTCCAGAGACTTCGCTGGACTATTTCGGGAAGAACTGCACGTCAGCTGAAGCACAGCTACTACAAGATCACTCACCTTCCCACCATACCTGAGTCAGCTTGTTAA